From the genome of Rana temporaria chromosome 8, aRanTem1.1, whole genome shotgun sequence:
GACAGAAGAGATTACTGCCAAGGGGGATGACTCCACCTGAAGGAACACCAAGTCTCATCCAGCAAAAGACTATGAAACCAAAACCCACCAAAACTGGTGGATCTATAGAGCTACACGAGAGGAAGAAAATGTATTGATGACGTGTTCCAGACCCTCAacttcatctacctgatgatggtgagggatgatgTGATCTTCTTGTGTGTAATCACGGGAATACAAAGGACGGGGACATCCCTCTGGTGGGTTTCGGTTTTTAGGTGGCTTCATTAGAGTTCCTCATAAAGATCCCTGTGTCCTTCAGAAAGCTCCTTCATCACACCacacccctcatcctcctctttatactcttgtttaacaacaatattatatTTCCTCAAggattccactctgaatatacAATAGGGCATTGTTGGggaattctgaacccaacagtcaGGGCTACAACCCTAGTGGTCATGGTCTTGTTGCCCTCAGCTTTTCCAACCTTGGAGTTAATAAAGAACAATATGTGGACGTGTGAAAGGTATAGTTTGTTATGTGTAAGAGAGACTCCGGTTTATCTTGCTCTAGGGATGGGTCGAAcgaccccctgtttggttcgcaccagaactttcgaacatcgCAAATGTTTGGaacagaataacgaaccccattgaagtctatgggacccaaacgtTATATTCAACACCACTACTACCCTGTCCCTGATCTCAACTCCACTACTCTGTCCCTATATCATGTCATAGAAATCAATGAGAAGAACCACAGAGCTCTGTGGAGGAACCAGGAGATCGGCACTCCCCGGTCTTGACGATTGCTGAAAAAGTCTTCAGCAGACATCAAATAGTTAAGTTAAATTCTTAACAGGGAAAAGTTTTATTTGGGATTAACGTTTCGTCAAACTTTTCTCATATTCAAGCATTTTTAGTTCAATGCGTGAAAATAGTCTAAAAGGCTGATGAATAGAGATGGGCGAATGACCCCCTGTTCAATTTGCGCCAGAACTTTCGAACAATGCAAAAGTTTGGAGCCGAACACTGAACCCCATTTAAGGCTATGGGACCCAAACTGGAAAAATCTaaaaagtgccaattttgaaaaattatatgcaagtaattggccatacaaTGGGTATGGGGGAACGGGTACCGTCctgggggacatatatcaatgcaaaaaagtttttaaaaaagataatttttaaatgaacagtgatttaatgatgcttaaagtggcagcctagaagtcctgcagagattccgcataccaaaaaaaaatagtcaCCATCAGGGGCTTTATagctgctggtaatccaggactgaattattttgataaatgtcagacggtccacggagtctgtggacagatgcCTTCTATTATAGGTAACAAAATCTCTAGCAGCACTGACTGCCCGTTCAGAatgcacgctggatgcagggcagcccagcagctcaattgcatactgagcaagttctggccagtggtctattctcataacCCAGTGGATCGTtgactggaaagctctccatctctgttttcGGTCCTAGATACTCATTTACCATGTGATGCAGATGCTGTCGATGGGATatggaagctgacagccctgggtggCGAGGACTAAAAAGAAAATTGTGAAATGCATCACTGAGGAGGCCGCCTTTTCCAATGCTCCTCTCATGACCAACAGAAGCATCAAATCTAGATTTTCCATGacactgtaacctaccagagtcgGGAAAAGCATTagataaactcctctttaaggtgtcctcaagagatttcatcttctgcACTCTGTGGGGACGAgatgagttctgagactttccccTTGCAAAGGAAGTCAATAAGAgttgccaaccaatagtgatccttctcCTTTACACCACATATTcttgggtcctttcgcaggctttgaagcATGAGGGAGCCCATGCACCAAAAATTTCCGGAGGCGTGAGAAGCAGACTCCTCAGGGTCACCGAGGACATCATCATCATCGTCTCCTCCATCCTCAATACCATTGGAGACAACTTGGCAATGAGCTGCggatggaggaacatgactgccaatttgtgtACTAATGTTCTCCCCtttctctgtaggctcatgttcctgccTTCCTCAACCTAAGAACCAACATCTGAATCGAGTAATGGCTGTGCATCAAGAAGCATGTGGctgatgctgtgttcaaatacctccgctgactcctccatgcctgatgctggTGCTATGACAGgaatagctgtggacaaggaggcaggttttgccactctggcagctgcggtggactgTGTACTAGTCCCTGCTTGGGTGACGGAGGATGAGGACGGtctagtaagccagtccaccacctcctctgcatgctgtggctggatagcacgggcaacgtctgcctctccttgttgtcctcccagacatgACGGGAGGTGCTTATTAACGCAATGCAATATACTGTAGATGTGGAAATATGTACGTGGATGCACTTTCACCAATGGAAAGTGgcgtttggtgcactttaacttaAGTACTctctacacagacacactccaccgacacactataatatactgcagtaaaactgcactgacgcactgcaatatactatgtcaaacgtgcagtaacgcacagaaatatactgcgttaaacagaaGATAACGCACTGCAATATATGGCATTAAaattgcagtaacacactgaaatatactgcattaaacgacaagtaacgcactgaaatatactgcattaaacgacaAGTAACGTACTGAAATTTACTGCGTTAAACgacaacgcactgaaatatactgcgttaaacgacaagtaacgcactgaaatatactgcattaaacgacaagtaacgcactgaaatatactgcattaaacgacaagaaacgcactgaaatatactgcattaaacgacaagaaacgcactgaaatatactgcgttaaacgacAAGTAACGCATTGAGATATACTGCGCTAAACTTGTAGTAACGCAAtataatacaggcataccccgctttaagtacactcactttacatacactcgcgagtaaggacatacctgtgagtgtatgtaaagtgccttacaagcactgtacagacattttgcagccgcagtagaaggagctgaagctcagagagcatagcccgccctgttccagtgtgcccctgacacccccactacagcccctgagaccttaactacagctcctaacaACCCCACGACACCCCCtgacccccactacaccctataagtgaaaaaaggtattgtttcactttaagtacattttcgttttacatacatgctctggtcccattgtgtacttaaaagtggggtatgcctgtatactgtTAAAACGGTCATTACATTCACACTAGACTGATATTCTACACTAACAATAGAATCAGGAATAGCACACCAACTGTCtagtagcactgaacagagccctgttctatcgcTCTCCAAGCCGATATCACACTGAAAATGGCCGCTAttgaaaaaatacttttatagtgtggggcgggaCTAAGACCAATAAGCAATTATTGGATAGAGTCAGCATGACTGCATCCAATCATGGCTCCGACAGTGTTCTGTGCCCCGATTGGATAAAGCTTTCATTGCTTTAACCAATCAGGGCTTTCAATGCACTGTGCGGcggcgcagtgcattgtggtcatTTGGCGAGCCGAACAAACGGTCCAACGCCCCGATAATTCGGTTGTTCGGCAAACAGTCAATGTTCGTCCCAAACTCATGCTCGGGCCCaaccgttcgcccatccctatCTTGCTCCAAGTGAGCCTGGAACGTCTGAATAATGAGACCGTTCTCTGGAAATGTGGAGTCTCGGAGGTCCAGAGGGTTAGAGAAGTGGTTTTGGCTGATATTGAGGGATGTGGTGTATGTTATTCAGCTTCTTTGCATtaattataaaaattgtataatatacATATAAACTATTTAGAACTTTCATCTTTtcaccacatactgtatatgggtTCCATAGACTCAAATGATATTTTCAAGCACACACTGGTCTGGATTCTTCTACAACACTCATTGTAGGAAACAtgcttgtgtataaatcataactaccaaATATCATTCATCATCTACCTGATAAAGTCTTGCGTagttgtgatcttcctgtgtggaatgtCTTGGTCTCTCTGTTGGGTCTCTGTAGTTGGATGattccaccatggtgtcctggtgcagatctttgtgtccAATTGgaaactctgactcctccatcaccccatcctcatcaccctcctcttttatctctttgtTAAACTCAAATGTAGGGacactcaggtttccactctgaatatataataagaatgacatcaatggtaacaatgcagataatgtacagatcctaatgatactatcagtgattgttcctcatctacctgatgatggtgggggatagtGTGAccctcctgtgtggaatcccgggaatacagaggacggggacatctctctggtgggtttttgttgctggatgactccaccatggtgtcctggtacagatctttgtgttcttttggtaactcctccatcaccccatcctcatcatcctcctcttttatctctgaaTCTCTcgggtttccactctgaatagataataaaaatgacatcaatggtaacaatgcagataatgtacagatcctaatgatactatcagtgattgttcctcatctacctgatgatggtgggggatggtgtgaccttcctgtgtagaATCCCGGGAACaactctctggtgggtttctggtaTTACGTGGCCCCATCATGAAAACCTTATACAGATCCACGTTTCCTTCAAAAAACTCCTTCATCGCCTTATACTTCTCATCCATCCTTTTAAACTCTTCTTGAGcatcaactttaggatctctcaggttcccactctgaatatagaataaaaatgacatcaatggtaacaatgcagataatgtacagatcctaatgatactatcagtgattgttcctcacctacctgatgatggtgggggatggtgtgaccttcctgtgcggaatcccgggaatacagaggacggggacatctctctggtgggttcctggtattaggtggccaCATCATGAAAACCTTATACAGATCCACGTCTCCTTCAAAAAACTCCTTCATCGCCCCCCTATACTGTTCATCCATCTTTTTAAACTCTTGAGcatcaactttaggatctctcgggtttccactctgaatatagaataacaaatgacatcaatggtaacaatgcagataatgtacagatcctaatgatactatcagtgattgttcctcacctacccgatgatggtgagggatggtgtgaccttcctgtgtggaatcctgggaatacagaggacggggacatctctctggtggattcctggtattaggtggctccatccaAATGTTCTCATAGAAATCATTGTGTCCTTCAAAACGCTCCTTcgtcactccatactcctcatcctcctctttatgctcttctttaacaacaatattatatTTCCATTCTTATAACAAACATATTTGTgtcaataattgttcctcatctacctgataaaTCTTTGCATAATTGGGTACCTGGGGGTAGGGCattttttcagtgggaacgcaGTTTTGGGACCTCCAGCACTGAACGTATGTACTGGCAAGGGGTGATGGCGTGTGCTGCTGGGTCTATGGATGCTTGCTACTGGGGATTTATTGTCACTGGGATCCATTGTCGCTGGGGGGGATCTATTGGTTTAgggtgtctattgttgctggtaggGGATATTGTTGCTTGGGGGATCTTATGTCGCTGAGGCGGCAGTCATTGCTGGGAagggtctattattgctgggatcTATTGACACTTGGAGTCTTTTGTTACTG
Proteins encoded in this window:
- the LOC120909579 gene encoding uncharacterized protein LOC120909579, whose translation is MEEFLEGHKDMMEPPNTRNPPERCPRPLYSRDSTQGGHTIPHHHQSGNPRDPKVDAQEFKKMDEQYRGAMKEFFEGDVDLYKVFMMWPPNTRNPPERCPRPLYSRDSAQEGHTIPHHHQSGNLRDPKVDAQEEFKRMDEKYKAMKEFFEGNVDLYKVFMMGPRNTRNPPESCSRDSTQEGHTIPHHHQSGNLSVPTFEFNKEIKEEGDEDGVMEESEFPIGHKDLHQDTMVESSNYRDPTERPRHSTQEDHNYARLYQGEDLMNMKVEGEVEETYVRDDQQYTEEAGMTRTFIEEDTPTDISTGDP